From Vulpes vulpes isolate BD-2025 chromosome 7, VulVul3, whole genome shotgun sequence, one genomic window encodes:
- the TMEM243 gene encoding transmembrane protein 243: MEDFSTRTYGTSGLDNRPLFGETSAKDRIINLVVGSLTSLLILVTLISAFVFPQLPPKPLNIFFAVCISLSSITACILIYWYRQGDLEPKFRNLIYYILFSIIMLCICANLYFHDVGR; the protein is encoded by the exons ATGGAGGACTTTTCTACCAGGACCTATGGCACCAGCGGCTTGGACAACAGACCTTTGTTCGGAGAGACGTCGGCCAAG gatCGAATCATCAATTTAGTTGTTGGCAGCTTAACATCCTTATTGATTCTA GTAACACTGAtcagtgcttttgttttccctCAACTACCTCCAAAACCGCTGAATATATTTTTTGCTGTCTGCATCTCTTTGAGTAGTATTACTGCCTGCATACTT atCTACTGGTATCGACAAGGAGACTTAGAACCGAAATTTAGAAATCTAATTTACTATATCTTATTTTCTATCATCATGTTATGTATATGTGCAAACCTATACTTCCATGACGTGGGGAGGTGA